One stretch of Alcaligenes aquatilis DNA includes these proteins:
- the metF gene encoding methylenetetrahydrofolate reductase [NAD(P)H] — translation MSNKQTLSLEFFPPRDIAAQEKLVRTAKTLMGLNPAYVSMTFGAGGSTRAGTVDAVALLQKLGFDVAPHLSCIGTAPAQLSEMLDNYRDQGIRRIVALRGDLPSGMGGDAGELRYASDLVAFIRENYGEHFHIEVAAYPEMHPQATGFGDDLAHFVNKVNAGAHGAITQYFFNPDSYFSFVERAQAQGVTIPITPGIMPITNSSQLLRFSTMCGAEVPRWIRLRLADFGDDRASIRAFGIDVVARLCQDLLDGGAPGIHMYTLNGADASMAILPNLTWR, via the coding sequence ATGAGTAACAAGCAAACCTTGAGCCTGGAGTTTTTCCCGCCGCGAGACATCGCGGCGCAGGAAAAACTGGTGCGCACCGCCAAGACCTTAATGGGCTTGAACCCCGCCTATGTCAGCATGACGTTTGGAGCCGGTGGCTCCACGCGGGCTGGCACAGTCGATGCGGTGGCATTGCTGCAAAAACTGGGTTTTGATGTGGCGCCGCACCTGTCATGCATTGGTACGGCACCCGCACAGCTTAGCGAGATGCTGGACAATTACCGCGACCAGGGCATACGACGTATCGTGGCCCTGCGTGGTGATTTGCCCTCGGGGATGGGGGGGGATGCAGGCGAGCTGCGCTACGCCAGCGATCTGGTGGCCTTCATTCGTGAAAACTACGGCGAGCACTTCCATATCGAAGTGGCCGCTTACCCTGAAATGCACCCCCAGGCCACAGGTTTTGGGGATGATCTGGCTCACTTTGTGAACAAGGTCAATGCGGGGGCGCACGGGGCGATCACGCAGTATTTCTTTAACCCGGACTCCTACTTCAGCTTTGTTGAACGGGCCCAGGCCCAAGGCGTTACGATTCCGATCACTCCGGGCATCATGCCCATTACCAATTCGTCCCAGTTGCTGCGTTTCTCGACCATGTGCGGTGCAGAAGTACCACGCTGGATTCGTCTGCGTCTGGCTGACTTTGGTGATGATCGCGCGTCGATTCGTGCTTTTGGGATCGATGTGGTGGCACGCTTGTGCCAGGATCTGCTCGATGGCGGGGCGCCGGGTATTCACATGTACACCCTGAATGGGGCAGACGCGAGCATGGCTATCTTGCCAAATCTGACCTGGCGTTAG
- a CDS encoding 5-formyltetrahydrofolate cyclo-ligase translates to MIQNVEHNAAALRTRLKDLRAGQPAIDTNRGALLIRGRLFTWLATNRSRLREQGRTEPTTIAAFWPMAEEPDLRPLLLQWVEEEGINVCLPVVKEADAPLSFVEWTPETNMEKGRYGIEIPISNKTLQPDIVLVPTLGYTRQGDRLGYGKGYYDRTLAALKEQNHTFTSIGIAWAVGDLSGQSYQPAPHDQRLDSILTDKGWAVPAPEL, encoded by the coding sequence ATGATTCAGAACGTAGAGCATAACGCAGCCGCGCTGCGCACGCGACTAAAAGACCTGCGTGCAGGACAGCCTGCCATCGACACCAACCGGGGCGCTTTGCTGATCCGGGGCCGTCTGTTCACCTGGCTGGCCACCAATCGCAGCCGCCTGCGTGAACAAGGCCGTACCGAACCGACCACCATTGCCGCTTTCTGGCCTATGGCCGAAGAACCGGACCTGCGCCCCTTGCTGCTTCAATGGGTGGAAGAAGAAGGCATCAATGTCTGTCTGCCTGTAGTTAAAGAGGCCGATGCCCCATTGAGCTTTGTCGAATGGACACCCGAGACCAACATGGAGAAGGGACGCTACGGCATCGAAATCCCGATTTCCAACAAGACCCTGCAACCGGACATTGTCCTGGTCCCCACCCTGGGCTATACCCGCCAGGGCGATCGCCTGGGCTACGGCAAAGGATACTACGACCGGACTTTGGCGGCGCTGAAAGAACAGAACCACACGTTTACCAGCATTGGGATTGCCTGGGCCGTGGGCGACTTGTCGGGCCAGTCCTACCAGCCCGCCCCGCACGACCAACGCCTGGACAGTATTCTGACCGATAAAGGCTGGGCAGTGCCCGCGCCGGAACTGTAA
- a CDS encoding sulfite exporter TauE/SafE family protein gives MALAIILGILTGLSLGLTGAGGGILAVPALVLGMGYTMTAATPVALLAVGAAALVGALDGLYKHIVRYRAAMFMAVTGALVTSLGVRISHALPEKVLVTLFVVIMLWIATKMLRRPTDTVHTHTPCCLNPETGRLRWTPVGTATLASIGAVAGLFSGMLGVGGGFLIVPALKRFSDLSMHSIVATSLMLIALISLSASAMSLAHGAVIPVSGWVFVTAAMVGMVIGRKLAPHIPPLRLQQGFSILTVVVALSMLARTYLF, from the coding sequence ATGGCACTCGCAATTATTCTAGGAATTCTGACTGGCCTGTCGCTGGGTCTGACAGGCGCGGGGGGCGGCATTTTGGCCGTGCCCGCTCTGGTGCTGGGCATGGGTTACACCATGACGGCGGCCACGCCTGTGGCCTTGCTGGCGGTGGGTGCAGCCGCCCTGGTGGGCGCACTGGATGGTTTATACAAACATATCGTGCGCTATAGAGCGGCCATGTTCATGGCCGTCACGGGCGCTTTGGTGACGTCCTTGGGGGTACGCATCAGCCATGCCTTGCCGGAAAAAGTACTGGTGACCTTGTTTGTCGTCATCATGCTGTGGATTGCCACCAAGATGCTGCGCCGTCCTACGGACACAGTACATACCCATACACCCTGTTGCCTGAATCCAGAAACCGGCCGCCTGCGCTGGACACCAGTGGGCACAGCCACCCTGGCCTCCATCGGAGCGGTAGCGGGTTTATTTTCAGGCATGTTGGGCGTGGGCGGCGGCTTTCTGATCGTGCCTGCCTTAAAGCGTTTCAGCGACCTGTCCATGCACAGCATTGTGGCCACATCACTGATGCTGATCGCCTTGATTTCCTTAAGTGCCTCGGCCATGAGCCTGGCACACGGGGCGGTGATTCCCGTGAGCGGCTGGGTATTTGTGACCGCAGCGATGGTTGGAATGGTAATAGGCCGAAAACTGGCCCCTCATATCCCTCCCCTACGTTTGCAACAAGGCTTCAGCATTCTGACCGTTGTTGTGGCCCTGTCCATGCTGGCACGCACTTATCTGTTTTAA
- the ahcY gene encoding adenosylhomocysteinase: MTFTDYKIADISLAEWGRRELTIAETEMPGLMATREEFAASQPLKGARIAGSLHMTIQTGVLIETLTALGAEVRWASCNIFSTQDHAAAAIAASGVPVFAVKGETLEEYWQYAHDIFDWPGEQANMILDDGGDATLLLHLGARAEKDLSVLDKPGSEEERVMFASIRARLQNDKTWYSTRLAQIKGVTEETTTGVHRLYQMANKGELAFPAINVNDSVTKSKFDNLYGCRESLVDGIKRATDVMVAGKIAVVCGFGDVGKGCAQALAALRAQVWVTEIDPICALQASMEGYRVVTMEEAADKADIFVTATGNYHVIDRSHMERMKDQAIVCNIGHFDNEIDVASIEDLEWEEIKPQVDHVIFPDGKRIILLAQGRLVNLGCATGHPSFVMSASFTNQTIAQIELFTRGDHYETGKVYVLPKHLDEKVARLHLKKLGVNLSTLSQAQADYINVPVQGPFKAEHYRY; this comes from the coding sequence GTGACTTTTACCGATTACAAAATTGCCGATATTTCCTTGGCTGAATGGGGCCGCCGCGAGCTGACCATTGCCGAGACCGAAATGCCTGGCCTGATGGCCACTCGCGAGGAATTTGCTGCCTCCCAGCCCTTGAAGGGCGCGCGCATTGCCGGCAGTTTGCACATGACGATTCAAACCGGGGTTCTGATTGAAACTCTGACGGCCCTGGGCGCTGAAGTGCGCTGGGCATCGTGCAACATCTTCTCCACTCAAGACCACGCTGCTGCGGCCATTGCTGCCTCTGGCGTGCCTGTGTTCGCCGTCAAGGGCGAAACCCTGGAAGAGTACTGGCAGTACGCTCACGACATTTTTGACTGGCCCGGTGAGCAGGCCAACATGATTCTGGACGATGGGGGCGACGCAACCTTGTTGCTGCACCTGGGTGCCCGTGCTGAAAAAGATCTGTCCGTTCTGGACAAACCCGGCAGCGAAGAAGAGCGCGTCATGTTCGCCTCCATCCGCGCCCGTTTGCAAAATGACAAAACCTGGTACTCCACCCGTCTGGCCCAAATCAAGGGCGTGACCGAAGAGACCACCACCGGCGTGCACCGTCTGTACCAGATGGCCAATAAAGGTGAGCTGGCTTTCCCTGCCATCAACGTCAACGATTCGGTGACCAAGTCCAAGTTCGATAACCTGTATGGCTGCCGCGAGTCCCTGGTCGATGGTATCAAGCGCGCGACCGACGTGATGGTCGCTGGCAAGATTGCCGTGGTGTGCGGTTTTGGCGACGTGGGTAAAGGTTGTGCCCAGGCACTGGCTGCCTTGCGTGCCCAGGTTTGGGTGACTGAAATTGACCCTATCTGCGCCCTGCAAGCCTCGATGGAAGGCTACCGCGTGGTGACCATGGAAGAAGCCGCTGACAAAGCCGATATCTTCGTGACCGCTACCGGCAACTACCACGTGATTGACCGCTCGCACATGGAGCGTATGAAAGACCAGGCGATCGTGTGCAACATCGGTCACTTCGATAACGAAATCGACGTGGCCTCCATTGAGGATCTGGAGTGGGAAGAGATCAAACCTCAGGTTGATCACGTTATTTTCCCTGACGGCAAGCGCATCATCTTGCTGGCTCAAGGTCGTCTGGTGAACCTGGGCTGCGCCACTGGCCACCCTTCGTTTGTGATGTCGGCTTCGTTCACGAACCAGACCATTGCACAAATTGAACTGTTCACTCGTGGTGATCACTATGAAACGGGTAAAGTATATGTACTGCCCAAGCACCTGGACGAAAAAGTCGCTCGTTTGCACTTGAAGAAATTGGGTGTGAATTTGTCGACCTTGTCCCAGGCGCAGGCGGATTACATCAACGTGCCTGTGCAAGGACCATTCAAGGCCGAGCACTACCGCTACTAA
- a CDS encoding transglycosylase SLT domain-containing protein, whose protein sequence is MGDFLKAVTMGINQLKYQKTPAWGMVPALPRPSLSALMVFALGLVGCAGSQSPQAQTHSPDPVVAKQALVLQPAKEAVRRWDRVPPVPPTARQALIDARDAMQAKRWSTLDALAPIAANDPVLGSYAQYWRLRRILQDTTTPVPDEQVRLFLSSNQDEYLENRLKSDWIVAAARSGNYALVRELAPVYAPSSAVKCAVASAQNAAGQAVDVQDLLASFSPSQACWSALDQLYDRKVVSKNQVRDLMRDALESNRTAQARRLAAIIFTASQMKDYTALMASPQKWLDRNANNSSVNPELVSLALSRLGRGQRDVAAAYIDRTWAGKIPQENLNWVWGQFGLISALRVEDDAAKWYRRSGRTPMTDYNNAWQVRAELRQATIDWKHVSAAIDKMNDAQKAEPVWVYWSGRAHQALGHTDQARAKFQSIVGDLNFYGQLATEELGLTPSLPPQPQPLTPLDMQDARTNAGLLRAVELFKLGWRPEAVPEWNFALRGMNDRQLRAAAEFAREQHIYDRVVNTSLLTKNEIDFSQRFIAPFEGRVTEQAQSINLDPAWVYGLIRQESRFITDARSGVGASGLMQLMPATAKWVAKKIDMHDFSPSRVNEFEVNTVLGTNYLNIVLGQLDGSQVLASAGYNAGPGRPRQWRSRLNGSVEGAIFAETIPFTETRLYVKNVLSNATYYSMMFSGRPQSLKGRLGTISP, encoded by the coding sequence ATGGGTGATTTTCTAAAGGCCGTCACTATGGGTATCAACCAGCTAAAGTACCAGAAAACACCAGCTTGGGGCATGGTGCCCGCGCTGCCTCGTCCGTCCTTGAGCGCCTTGATGGTGTTTGCACTGGGTTTGGTCGGCTGTGCGGGGTCTCAATCTCCTCAAGCCCAGACTCATTCCCCGGATCCCGTCGTCGCCAAGCAAGCCCTTGTCTTGCAGCCAGCCAAAGAGGCCGTACGTCGCTGGGACCGCGTCCCGCCTGTGCCGCCAACTGCTCGTCAGGCTTTGATTGACGCTCGTGATGCCATGCAGGCCAAGCGCTGGTCGACGCTGGATGCCTTGGCTCCGATTGCGGCCAATGACCCTGTCCTGGGCTCTTATGCCCAATACTGGCGCTTGCGACGGATTTTGCAAGATACGACCACCCCCGTGCCCGATGAGCAAGTTCGTTTGTTCCTGAGCAGCAATCAAGACGAATACCTGGAAAACCGTTTGAAGTCCGACTGGATTGTGGCGGCCGCGCGTAGCGGCAACTATGCGCTGGTGCGTGAGCTGGCTCCGGTTTACGCCCCCTCTTCGGCCGTGAAATGTGCAGTGGCTTCGGCGCAGAATGCGGCAGGGCAAGCTGTGGATGTGCAGGACTTGTTGGCGTCTTTCTCACCCAGCCAGGCTTGCTGGTCGGCATTAGATCAGTTGTATGACCGTAAAGTGGTCAGCAAGAATCAAGTCCGCGACCTGATGCGTGATGCCTTGGAAAGTAACCGTACAGCCCAGGCGCGTCGTCTGGCTGCGATTATCTTCACGGCGTCGCAAATGAAGGATTACACCGCTTTGATGGCCTCGCCGCAGAAGTGGCTGGATCGCAACGCAAACAACAGCTCGGTCAATCCGGAGCTGGTGTCCTTGGCCTTGTCCCGTCTGGGCCGTGGTCAGCGTGATGTCGCAGCGGCGTATATTGACCGTACCTGGGCTGGCAAAATCCCTCAGGAAAACTTGAACTGGGTCTGGGGCCAGTTCGGTCTGATCAGTGCCTTGCGGGTAGAGGACGATGCGGCTAAATGGTATCGACGTTCTGGCCGCACTCCCATGACGGACTACAACAATGCCTGGCAAGTGCGCGCCGAATTGCGCCAGGCCACCATTGACTGGAAGCATGTCTCTGCCGCTATCGACAAGATGAACGATGCGCAAAAGGCTGAACCAGTCTGGGTGTATTGGTCGGGGCGTGCGCATCAGGCATTGGGTCACACAGATCAGGCTCGTGCCAAGTTCCAGTCCATTGTGGGTGATTTGAACTTCTATGGTCAGTTGGCAACAGAAGAATTGGGTCTGACCCCGTCCTTGCCTCCTCAGCCACAGCCTTTGACGCCTTTGGATATGCAGGATGCGCGTACCAATGCGGGCTTGCTGCGCGCGGTGGAACTGTTCAAGCTGGGCTGGCGTCCAGAGGCCGTACCGGAGTGGAACTTTGCCTTGCGCGGCATGAACGACCGGCAGTTGCGGGCCGCCGCCGAGTTCGCCCGTGAGCAGCATATTTACGACCGGGTGGTGAATACCTCCTTGTTGACCAAGAACGAGATTGATTTCAGCCAGCGCTTTATCGCTCCTTTTGAAGGTCGTGTGACCGAGCAGGCCCAGTCCATCAATCTGGATCCGGCTTGGGTCTATGGCCTGATCCGCCAGGAGTCGCGCTTTATTACCGATGCGCGTTCGGGTGTCGGAGCGTCGGGCTTGATGCAACTGATGCCTGCAACGGCCAAATGGGTCGCCAAAAAGATTGATATGCACGATTTCTCGCCGTCTCGTGTGAACGAATTCGAGGTCAATACGGTGCTGGGTACCAACTACCTGAACATCGTGCTGGGACAGTTGGATGGCTCCCAGGTGCTGGCGTCGGCAGGTTATAACGCCGGTCCAGGTCGCCCCCGGCAGTGGCGCTCGCGTTTGAATGGATCGGTTGAAGGGGCCATTTTTGCCGAAACCATCCCTTTTACCGAAACACGCTTGTATGTAAAGAATGTGCTCTCTAACGCGACTTACTACTCCATGATGTTCAGTGGTCGGCCGCAGTCCTTGAAAGGGCGTTTGGGTACGATTTCGCCTTGA
- a CDS encoding class I SAM-dependent methyltransferase, whose product MNDRGQASAWLQAWAHLVPNPGTVLDVACGRGRNARWLAERGNTVIGVDRDPEAVAATSPYGEIIQADIENGPWPFAGRKFNALVVTKYLWRPLMPTLLESLEPGGVLVYETFGVGNEQYNTPRNPDFLLQAGELLRWCAELDIVAYEHGFRADPDHIVQRIVAVRPREGGSFSDYRLNPQDGGGSICE is encoded by the coding sequence ATGAACGACAGGGGACAGGCCAGCGCCTGGTTACAGGCTTGGGCCCATTTGGTTCCGAATCCGGGCACGGTCCTGGATGTGGCCTGTGGCCGGGGGCGCAATGCCCGCTGGTTGGCCGAGCGCGGCAATACCGTGATTGGCGTGGATCGGGATCCGGAAGCCGTGGCAGCGACATCACCTTATGGGGAAATCATCCAGGCTGATATTGAAAACGGTCCCTGGCCTTTTGCCGGGCGCAAGTTCAATGCTCTGGTGGTGACCAAGTATCTGTGGCGTCCCTTGATGCCTACCTTGCTGGAAAGCCTGGAGCCGGGCGGGGTGCTGGTTTACGAAACCTTTGGGGTGGGCAACGAGCAGTACAACACGCCGCGTAACCCGGATTTTCTATTGCAAGCAGGGGAGTTGCTGCGTTGGTGTGCAGAGCTGGATATCGTGGCGTATGAGCATGGTTTCCGGGCTGATCCGGACCATATTGTTCAGCGCATTGTGGCGGTGCGCCCGCGTGAAGGTGGCTCTTTCAGCGATTACCGCCTTAACCCGCAGGACGGTGGTGGCAGTATCTGCGAATAA
- a CDS encoding phage holin family protein yields the protein MTLLLVWILNAVALLVVAYILPGIVVASFGSALIAALVLGLLNTLVKPLLIVLTLPITIVTLGLFLLVLNALVFWFAGSILKGFQVEGFWWAVIGAIVYSLVSGLLSGLLIK from the coding sequence ATGACTTTGCTACTCGTCTGGATCCTGAATGCTGTTGCCTTGCTGGTTGTTGCCTACATTCTGCCCGGCATTGTCGTGGCGTCGTTTGGCTCGGCCCTGATAGCTGCGCTGGTACTGGGCTTGCTCAATACCCTGGTCAAACCCTTGTTGATTGTGCTGACCTTGCCCATCACCATTGTGACTTTGGGTTTGTTCCTGTTGGTGCTCAATGCTTTAGTGTTCTGGTTTGCCGGCTCTATCCTCAAAGGTTTCCAGGTTGAGGGATTCTGGTGGGCCGTGATTGGGGCTATCGTCTACAGTCTGGTCTCCGGGCTGCTGTCGGGACTATTAATTAAATGA
- the metK gene encoding methionine adenosyltransferase: MSNNDFLFTSESVSEGHPDKVADQISDAILDAIFEQDPQARVAAETLCNTGLVVLAGEITTHANVDYIQVARDTIKRIGYDNGDYGIDYKSCAVLVAYDKQSPDIAQGVDRSPEELLNQGAGDQGLMFGYACDETPDLMPAPIWYAHRLVQRQSELRKDGRLPWLRPDAKSQVTFRYVDGRPTEVDTVVLSTQHAPEMSQKDIHEAVIEHIIRPCFPSDLLTEKTRFLVNPTGKFVIGGPQGDCGLTGRKIIVDTYGGACPHGGGAFSGKDPSKVDRSAAYAARYVAKNIVAAGLARQCQVQLSYAIGVAEPINITIYTEGTGVISDTEIAKLVRQHFDLRPRGIIEMLDLQRPIYTKTAAYGHFGRSEPEFSWEATDKAQALRQAI; encoded by the coding sequence GTGAGCAACAACGACTTTCTCTTTACTTCCGAATCTGTCTCTGAAGGCCATCCCGACAAGGTTGCCGACCAGATTTCCGACGCCATCCTGGACGCTATTTTCGAGCAGGACCCTCAGGCGCGTGTTGCTGCCGAGACCTTGTGCAATACCGGGCTGGTGGTGCTGGCTGGCGAGATCACCACGCACGCCAATGTGGATTACATCCAGGTGGCCCGTGACACCATCAAGCGCATTGGCTATGACAATGGCGATTACGGCATCGACTACAAGTCTTGCGCTGTGCTGGTGGCCTACGACAAGCAATCACCCGATATCGCCCAAGGCGTGGATCGCAGCCCTGAAGAGCTGCTGAACCAAGGCGCTGGCGACCAGGGTCTGATGTTTGGCTACGCCTGCGACGAAACGCCTGATCTGATGCCGGCTCCTATCTGGTACGCCCACCGTCTGGTGCAGCGTCAGAGCGAACTGCGCAAAGATGGCCGTCTGCCCTGGTTGCGTCCTGACGCCAAGTCTCAAGTCACCTTCCGCTACGTGGATGGCCGTCCTACCGAAGTGGATACCGTGGTTCTGTCCACGCAGCATGCTCCTGAAATGTCCCAGAAAGACATTCACGAAGCCGTGATCGAACACATCATTCGTCCATGCTTCCCATCGGACCTGCTGACCGAAAAAACCCGCTTCCTGGTGAACCCCACTGGCAAGTTCGTGATTGGTGGCCCTCAAGGCGATTGTGGTCTGACTGGCCGCAAGATCATTGTGGACACCTACGGTGGCGCATGCCCTCACGGCGGTGGTGCGTTCTCCGGCAAGGATCCCTCCAAAGTGGATCGTTCCGCTGCTTATGCGGCGCGTTACGTGGCCAAGAACATTGTGGCAGCCGGTCTGGCCCGTCAGTGTCAGGTTCAGTTGAGCTACGCCATTGGTGTGGCTGAGCCAATCAATATCACCATCTACACCGAAGGCACCGGCGTGATTTCGGATACCGAGATCGCCAAGCTGGTGCGCCAACATTTCGATCTGCGCCCACGCGGCATCATCGAAATGCTGGATCTGCAGCGTCCCATCTACACCAAGACTGCTGCCTACGGTCACTTTGGCCGCAGCGAGCCCGAGTTCAGCTGGGAAGCCACGGACAAGGCCCAGGCTTTGCGTCAGGCTATCTAA
- a CDS encoding tRNA CCA-pyrophosphorylase (catalyzes the addition and repair of the 3'-terminal CCA sequence in tRNA; these proteins belong to the CCA-adding enzyme subfamily 2 which does not have phosphohydrolase activity), with product MLDDRQQTALAALMGPPDPVLEGLQVYVVGGAVRDALLGLPAGDKDWVVVGARPEALAARGFVPVGGDFPVFLNPHSKEEFALARTERKSGRGYKGFTFYTGTDVSLADDLRRRDLTINAMAVDAAGNLHDPLNGLADLQARLFRHVGVAFSEDPVRLLRLARFAARFTEFTVANETWALARELVEQGEVDELVPERIYLEVSKGLSAKQPARMFDVLREVGALERVMPSLNYNDQVGQQVQIAKDRRLDLASCFAVLCHLSEAPAQVAEQIRAPSEWRDQARLLPVLLASPALLQPRADVESALQVMESLDALRKPERFMQLISAAACLRAVPEREWDQLRAVMASVDAGAVAAQFKAEPGRIREAVRAARLAALEQSV from the coding sequence ATGCTTGATGACAGACAGCAAACAGCCTTGGCGGCCCTGATGGGGCCGCCAGATCCTGTTTTGGAAGGTTTGCAGGTCTATGTGGTGGGTGGCGCGGTGCGCGATGCCTTGCTGGGTTTGCCTGCGGGCGACAAGGACTGGGTTGTTGTGGGAGCCAGGCCCGAAGCATTGGCCGCCCGAGGTTTTGTGCCTGTGGGTGGTGACTTCCCGGTCTTTCTGAATCCTCATAGCAAAGAAGAGTTTGCGCTGGCCCGCACCGAGCGCAAGTCTGGCCGTGGCTACAAGGGCTTTACCTTTTACACCGGTACAGACGTGAGCTTGGCGGATGATTTACGCCGCCGTGATCTGACCATTAATGCGATGGCCGTGGATGCGGCGGGGAATTTGCACGACCCCTTGAATGGCCTGGCGGATTTGCAGGCTCGGCTGTTCCGTCATGTGGGCGTGGCGTTTAGCGAAGACCCGGTGCGCTTGCTGCGGCTGGCGCGGTTTGCGGCCCGCTTTACCGAGTTCACTGTGGCCAACGAGACCTGGGCCCTGGCGCGTGAACTGGTCGAGCAGGGTGAAGTGGACGAACTGGTGCCCGAGCGCATCTATCTGGAAGTAAGCAAAGGCTTGTCTGCCAAGCAGCCCGCTCGCATGTTCGACGTGCTGCGGGAAGTGGGCGCGCTGGAGCGTGTCATGCCTAGCTTGAATTACAACGATCAGGTAGGTCAGCAAGTACAGATCGCCAAAGACAGACGCTTGGATCTGGCAAGCTGCTTTGCTGTTCTGTGCCATCTCTCGGAAGCACCTGCGCAGGTGGCGGAGCAGATTCGCGCTCCTTCGGAATGGCGGGATCAGGCTCGCTTATTGCCTGTGCTGTTGGCCAGCCCTGCTTTGCTGCAGCCTCGTGCCGACGTGGAGTCTGCCTTGCAAGTCATGGAGTCGCTGGATGCCTTGCGCAAGCCTGAGCGTTTCATGCAGTTGATCAGTGCGGCCGCCTGTCTGAGGGCGGTTCCGGAGCGTGAGTGGGATCAATTGCGGGCAGTCATGGCCAGTGTGGATGCCGGTGCCGTTGCCGCGCAGTTCAAGGCTGAACCCGGCAGAATTCGGGAAGCAGTGCGTGCGGCTAGATTGGCTGCCCTGGAGCAGTCGGTTTAG
- a CDS encoding class I SAM-dependent methyltransferase produces the protein MNVLSAPALPHGLPPLSDELKEHVAQVNHYLLDRIEDEGGFLPFDQWMHHALYAPHLGYYSGGSTKFGSTLPTGDFTTAPELSPLFAQTLSRQVMEVLEGSQTLNILEFGAGSGALAQALITELRQQGIEPQYSILEVSPDLRVRQQERLAPLQAQVQWLDSTPHSFKGCVVANEVLDAMPTSLFTFDVEGKVLEVGVIAADDSTAQGLPAPFYLATRPAPEHLATLVAERVQAQPFYLSEINLQAEAWVRGIGSWLKRGAAILIDYGFPQREYYHPQRDKGTLMCHFRHFAHAEPLVLAGLQDITAHVDFTAMADAALEAGLDVLGYTSQARFLMNCGITNFLASPPEDPSPAVQQQWAQTMSAANKLLSEAEMGELFKVMIIGRDVSAPMLGTMSGDRRERL, from the coding sequence ATGAACGTACTGTCTGCCCCTGCCTTGCCACACGGTTTACCTCCCCTGTCAGACGAGCTGAAAGAACATGTCGCGCAGGTCAACCATTATTTGCTGGATCGCATTGAGGATGAAGGCGGTTTCTTGCCTTTCGATCAATGGATGCACCATGCTCTGTACGCCCCGCATCTGGGCTACTACAGCGGCGGCAGCACCAAGTTTGGCAGCACCCTTCCTACTGGTGACTTTACGACGGCACCTGAACTCTCTCCCCTGTTCGCCCAAACCTTGAGCCGCCAGGTGATGGAAGTGCTGGAAGGCAGCCAAACGCTGAACATTCTGGAATTTGGCGCGGGCAGTGGCGCTTTGGCCCAAGCGCTGATTACCGAGCTGCGCCAGCAAGGTATCGAGCCGCAATACTCGATTCTGGAAGTATCGCCTGACCTGCGTGTGCGTCAGCAAGAGCGTCTGGCGCCCCTGCAAGCGCAAGTGCAATGGCTGGACAGCACACCACACAGCTTCAAGGGCTGCGTGGTGGCCAATGAGGTTCTGGATGCCATGCCAACCAGCCTATTCACTTTTGATGTGGAAGGCAAGGTGCTGGAAGTGGGTGTTATTGCGGCGGACGACAGCACAGCCCAAGGCCTACCGGCGCCTTTTTATCTGGCCACTCGCCCGGCACCCGAGCATCTGGCCACGCTGGTGGCCGAGCGTGTTCAAGCCCAGCCTTTTTACCTGTCGGAAATCAATCTGCAGGCCGAAGCCTGGGTGCGCGGCATAGGCTCTTGGCTGAAACGAGGTGCAGCAATTTTGATTGACTACGGTTTTCCGCAGCGCGAGTACTATCACCCGCAGCGTGACAAAGGCACCTTGATGTGCCACTTCCGCCATTTTGCCCATGCCGAACCGCTGGTTCTGGCTGGCTTGCAGGACATTACCGCCCACGTGGATTTCACGGCCATGGCAGATGCCGCGTTGGAAGCCGGATTGGATGTGCTGGGCTACACCAGTCAGGCACGCTTTCTGATGAACTGTGGCATTACCAATTTCCTGGCCTCGCCCCCAGAAGACCCATCACCCGCCGTCCAGCAGCAATGGGCGCAGACCATGAGTGCCGCCAACAAACTGCTGTCTGAAGCAGAAATGGGGGAACTGTTCAAGGTAATGATCATTGGACGTGATGTTTCTGCCCCTATGCTGGGCACGATGAGCGGAGACCGACGCGAACGTCTGTAA